Proteins encoded by one window of Rhodamnia argentea isolate NSW1041297 chromosome 6, ASM2092103v1, whole genome shotgun sequence:
- the LOC115756960 gene encoding auxin-responsive protein IAA32-like: MDQNAPAGFVFNPSGSPSMYYRDRKGNRMIDLGLSLGTLQSDTRDDASGKWGGLTGCGELIDWQQLNHLEYSNSNNPGSKFLQDNFYNEEAEGVQSEERSIYVKVTMDGVVIGRKLCMLDYSSYCSLALQLEDMFGGQCACGLRLSEPESEYSLHYKDREENWRIVGDVPWMEFIGRVKRMRIMRKSEAYLPMIPERHQVTNEQLDCGFESKDSTEL; encoded by the exons ATGGATCAAAATGCACCCGCTGGTTTTGTTTTCAACCCCTCAGGTTCTCCCTCGATGTATTATCGAGACAGGAAGGGTAACCGCATGATCGATCTGGGTCTTAGCCTGGGAACTCTGCAGTCTGATACACGCGATGATGCATCTGGCAAGT GGGGAGGCCTTACAGGGTGCGGCGAGCTAATCGACTGGCAGCAACTGAACCACTTGGAGTACTCAAACTCAAACAACCCGGGCTCAAAATTTCTCCAGGACAACTTCTACAATGAGGAGGCAGAGGGTGTTCAGAGCGAAGAGCGATCGATATATGTCAAAGTCACCATGGATGGAGTGGTCATCGGTAGAAAACTGTGCATGCTTGATTACAGCAGTTACTGCAGTTTGGCACTTCAATTGGAAGACATGTTTG GTGGACAATGCGCATGCGGGTTGAGATTGTCTGAACCCGAGTCCGAGTATTCCTTGCACTATAAGGATAGGGAAGAGAATTGGAGGATTGTGGGTGATGTTCCATGGAT GGAGTTCATCGGACGCGTCAAGCGTATGCGGATCATGAGAAAGAGCGAGGCATATCTCCCAATGATCCCGGAAAGGCATCAGGTGACGAACGAGCAGCTTGATTGTGGTTTCGAGAGCAAAGACTCGACCGAGCTGTGA
- the LOC115756950 gene encoding uncharacterized protein LOC115756950, whose amino-acid sequence MESPSAAAAAARASPLTPKLRLMCSYGGHIVPRPHDKSLCYVGGDTRIVVVEDRQLFSISALCSHLAKTLLDDRPFVLKYQLPSEDLDALVTVSTDEDLENMIEESVSSSLKHPRIRLFLFPAQPAPPESSRSIGRILEASGNWEDWFLDALNGASTVGADKGSSDSASVNCLLGLEDAEIINGESGLEKTAKQPQEVQSVPDSPMLATSSSFGSTSTASSHSVVNSPSIRVQSELEAARDEKLGIEEQFALMGVGIGVGQKQDDGSVASSAPPLMTATSAECVHRVFSGDERSYQGVPVNSQQLGRQQPQLQSLPQNVHLKSQQSSGLNSHSADSLSSESIWTNAAFYPNPVNYQELLAQLPPATKRTPSNQDDEKVNASDLISQVHFRQQTPDANHLFPSQSDQQQPEHHPPLPQQQFVQATSHFIPLQPTGGAQLTAYYSRYPPSHQNHQYYHPQHNQQFPVYYVRAAHDLAMQQPNISEASASAAVPSSQPQMPPNLVRDSPVATPHQQFAGYSQVHHQSRSFVAPATYGSEHMDPAHAWKYGGQPMVPMLYSHYQPSVASNNLFFSEGSTQLSGDKIRQQMQGSKPF is encoded by the exons ATGGAGTCGccatcggcggcggcggcggcggctcggGCGTCCCCCCTCACTCCGAAGCTGAGGCTCATGTGCAGCTACGGCGGCCACATCGTCCCCCGCCCGCACGACAAGTCCCTCTGCTACGTCGGCGGCGACACCCGCATCGTCGTCGTGGAGGACCGCCAGCTCTTCTCGATCTCCGCCCTCTGCTCCCACCTCGCCAAGACTCTGCTCGACGACCGCCCCTTCGTCCTCAAGTACCAGCTTCCCAGCGAGGACCTCGACGCTCTCGTCACCGTGTCCACCGACGAAGACCTCGAGAACATGATCGAGGAGTCGGTGAGCTCTTCTCTCAAGCATCCCCGCATCAGGCTCTTCCTCTTCCCGGCCCAGCCGGCGCCGCCGGAGTCGTCGCGGTCGATCGGCCGCATTCTCGAGGCTTCCGGAAATTGGGAGGACTGGTTCTTGGACGCTTTGAATGGTGCCAGTACCGTTGGAGCGGACAAGGGGTCTTCGGATTCCGCTTCGGTTAATTGCTTGTTAGGGCTTGAAGACGCGGAAATTATCAATGGTGAGTCCGGATTGGAGAAGACCGCGAAGCAACCGCAGGAGGTGCAATCTGTTCCCGATTCGCCCATGCTAGCGACGTCATCGTCTTTTGGTTCCACTTCCACTGCATCGTCGCATTCTGTGGTCAATTCGCCTTCGATTCGAGTACAGTCAGAGTTGGAGGCCGCACGGGATGAGAAGTTGGGGATTGAGGagcaatttgcacttatggGTGTTGGAATTGGTGTTGGCCAAAAGCAAGACGATGGTTCTGTAGCAAGTTCAGCGCCTCCTCTAATGACTGCAACTTCCGCTGAGTGCGTGCACCGGGTTTTCTCTGGCGACGAGAGATCGTACCAGGGTGTGCCAGTGAATTCTCAGCAGTTGGGGAGACAGCAGCCTCAGCTGCAGTCGCTTCCGCAGAATGTGCATCTAAAGTCGCAGCAAAGTAGTGGACTAAATTCACATTCGGCTGATTCGCTATCTAG TGAGAGTATTTGGACAAACGCGGCGTTTTACCCAAATCCCGTAAATTATCAAGAGTTACTTGCACAATTGCCTCCTGCAACCAAAAGGACCCCTTCTAATCAGGATGATGAAAAGGTTAATGCATCAGATCTGATCAGTCAGGTTCATTTTAGACAACAAACTCCTGATGCCAATCACTTGTTTCCCTCTCAATCTGATCAACAGCAGCCTGAGCACCATCCACCACTACCACAGCAGCAATTTGTACAAGCTACTTCGCATTTTATTCCCCTTCAACCCACTGGAGGAGCTCAATTAACGGCCTATTACTCTCGATATCCTCCTTCACATCAAAATCACCAATATTATCACCCTCAGCACAATCAGCAGTTTCCAGTGTACTATGTCAGAGCAGCACATGATTTGGCTATGCAACAACCTAATATAAGTGAAGCTTCCGCTTCTGCAGCCGTACCTTCTAGCCAACCACAAATGCCTCCTAACCTTGTAAGAGATTCTCCCGTTGCGACACCTCACCAACAGTTTGCTGGTTACTCTCAAGTTCATCACCAGTCTCGGTCATTTGTGGCTCCCGCCACTTATGGTTCTGAGCACATGGATCCCGCCCATGCGTGGAAATACGGTGGCCAACCCATGGTACCGATGTTGTATTCTCATTATCAACCATCTGTGGCGTccaacaatttatttttttcagaagGTTCAACTCAGCTCTCTGGTGACAAGATCAGGCAGCAGATGCAAGGGTCAAAGCCATTCTAG